CGACGACACCACGCTCAACATGAAAATCGCCATGTCCACCACCGGCGTCGAGGGGGCCAAAGCCAACCTGGCTGCCGAGGTGAGCGGATGGGATTTCAATGCGGTACACCAACAGGCAAAGGATGAGTGGAACAGAATCCTCAGCCGCGTGCAGGTGGAAGGGACACACGATGAGAAGACCAACTTCTACACCTCGCTCTACCACCTCTACATCCAGCCCAACAACATCGCCGACGTGGACGGTCGCTACGTGGGACCGAACGAAGAGATCACCCAGTCGCCCACCGGCACCTACTACTCCACCCTCTCGCAGTGGGACACCTTCCGCGCTGCCTTCCCCATGTACACCATCCTCTCACCCGAGATCATCTCCGAACTTGTGAACGCGATGACCGACTACAGCGGACAACAGGGTCACCTCCCCATCTGGGCACTGATGGGCAAGGAGACCTTCACCATGATCGGCAACCACTCCATCCCGATGATTGTCGATGCCTTTCTCAAAGGGTTCACCGGCTTCGACGCGGAGAGGGTCTACGGCGAGATCAAAAAAACACTTACCGGGAGCACACACCACAAAACCAACTGGGATCTCTACGACAAACATGGCTACTACCCCTACGACCTGATTCCGCTGGAGTCGGTATCCCGCACGCTGGAGTGCAGCTTCGACGACTACTGCGCCGCGCTGATGGCCCAAAAGCTGGGGCATGAGGATGATTACGCATTTTTCATGAAACGCGCCGGGTACTACAAAAACCTGTTCGACAAGGAGAGCAACAGCATGCGGCCCAAAGATGCCAACGGCAATTGGCTCTCCCCGTTCGACCCCTATGAGCTGGCACATGCCGACTCCAGCGTGGGCGGCCACTACACCGAGGGGAACGCCCTGCAGTACACCTGGCACGTGATGCAGGATATCCCCGGCCTCATCGAACTGATGGGAGGGAAAGAAAAGACCGGTGAGCAACTCGACTACCTCTTCAACACCACGCAGGCCACCACCGGCAAGCTCTCCGACGTGACCGGCCTCATCGGGCAGTACGCCCACGGCAACGAACCGAGCCACCACGTGGCCTACCTCTACAACTGGCTCGACCGTCCCGAAGAGACACAACGACTGGTACGGCAGATCACCACCGACTTCTACAAGAACAAACCCGACGGGCTGATCGGCAACGACGACTGCGGGCAGATGTCCGCCTGGTACATGTTCTCCGCCATGGGCTTCTACCCTGTGAACCCGGTCAGCGGCGAGCTGGTGTTCGGTGCACCGCAGCTGCCCAAGGTCTCCATCACGGTGGGTGAAGGAAAGAGCTTCACCATGGAAGCGCTGAACCTCTCCGCGGAGAATATGTATGTCGATAAAATCGAGTGGAACGGGGCGCCCTACAAAAAGAATTTCATCACCTACGAACAGATTATGGACGGAGGCACCCTCCTGTTTCATATGACCGACACGCCAAAAGATCGGTAGGCTTGTAAAAAAACAGCAACTTTTGCAGGAGGAGAGAGATTGGATTCGGCAAGGACTGGACTGGTGCCCCTCCAAGCCCACTCCCAGCCCACTCCCAAGCCCCTCCAATAGAAATTGGAGGGGCAGAGGCCGAATCCTTTCCCATGTCTAGCCAAATTGGTAAACAGTTTTATCAGAAACAAAAATCTACATGGGCAATCCAGGTGCACATATCTCCAACACAGGACAGCTTTTTACAGAGCTGCCTCAGTCCGCTTATCGTTCGAAACCCTACAACCCCATCGAGCTGAGTGAATAAGCGTTAAACAAGTCAATATGAATAAAATAGAGTTAACAACAAGAGCTCAACCAGCGTTAAATCCACTTCATTTATTTCTTTGATATTTTGATGCTTAGACATTAATCTCCCGTTAAATTTCAGATGACCTCTTGTGGATTACATTTGGGAAGAATATATTTGTATCACAATATATGTGTGTATGTATTTATTATTTAAGTTTTGCAA
This genomic window from Dysgonomonadaceae bacterium zrk40 contains:
- a CDS encoding GH92 family glycosyl hydrolase, producing MKKNILLFTTLLLALACTKKSSNSTQNDEGDLTQYVNPFIGTAFTGHTFPGATYPLGMMQPGPETGNFSWEYCSGYFYDDERINGFSQNRLNGTGCVDLGDLLMQPFAGEKRADLSSRFDKSTEKASPGYYAVELPENDVKVEITTTPHVAFHRYTFAEGKPANVLADFQSGLVWQKERLYTHVLDNEVTIEGDRTLTGHTRRTEWVERTYYFVIEFDKPILTSEKLDPQDPREKAPRYILTFDMGDDTTLNMKIAMSTTGVEGAKANLAAEVSGWDFNAVHQQAKDEWNRILSRVQVEGTHDEKTNFYTSLYHLYIQPNNIADVDGRYVGPNEEITQSPTGTYYSTLSQWDTFRAAFPMYTILSPEIISELVNAMTDYSGQQGHLPIWALMGKETFTMIGNHSIPMIVDAFLKGFTGFDAERVYGEIKKTLTGSTHHKTNWDLYDKHGYYPYDLIPLESVSRTLECSFDDYCAALMAQKLGHEDDYAFFMKRAGYYKNLFDKESNSMRPKDANGNWLSPFDPYELAHADSSVGGHYTEGNALQYTWHVMQDIPGLIELMGGKEKTGEQLDYLFNTTQATTGKLSDVTGLIGQYAHGNEPSHHVAYLYNWLDRPEETQRLVRQITTDFYKNKPDGLIGNDDCGQMSAWYMFSAMGFYPVNPVSGELVFGAPQLPKVSITVGEGKSFTMEALNLSAENMYVDKIEWNGAPYKKNFITYEQIMDGGTLLFHMTDTPKDR